One region of bacterium genomic DNA includes:
- the lipA gene encoding lipoyl synthase, with protein sequence MKTTEERISGPTRKIREIVQQEATNDSSEVVPLVKRRPDWIRGKLPSPHLTGHTRDIVRSHGLNTVCEEAHCPNLGECWQKKHATIMILGDVCTRSCGFCAVKTGKPNELDWDEPRRVGMAVADMGLKHVVITSVNRDELLLGGADIFAATITEIRKLAPNTRIEVLTPDFKGYEPALKICFDAKPDVFNHNVETVPHLYYKVRPQAKYERSLEVLRAGKEAGLITKSGVMVGLGEEFDELVQVMKDLRAVDCDMITIGQYLQPTKNHLPVVRFMHPDEFKELERIGYEIGFGSVASGPMVRSSYNAEEFFERSKVKVLLEQHRH encoded by the coding sequence ATGAAAACAACTGAAGAAAGAATCTCCGGTCCCACCCGGAAAATCCGCGAAATCGTCCAGCAGGAAGCGACCAACGACTCCAGCGAAGTAGTGCCGCTTGTAAAACGCCGTCCCGACTGGATTCGCGGTAAGTTACCGAGTCCGCATTTAACCGGACATACCCGCGACATCGTCCGTAGTCACGGTTTGAATACGGTCTGTGAAGAAGCGCACTGTCCGAACCTCGGCGAATGTTGGCAGAAAAAACATGCGACGATCATGATTCTCGGCGATGTTTGTACCCGGTCATGTGGATTCTGTGCGGTGAAAACCGGCAAGCCGAACGAACTCGATTGGGACGAACCACGTCGGGTCGGAATGGCGGTTGCCGATATGGGACTCAAACATGTCGTAATCACCTCGGTGAATCGCGATGAGTTGCTACTCGGCGGCGCAGACATTTTTGCCGCTACGATTACTGAAATCCGCAAGCTTGCTCCCAATACCCGGATCGAAGTGCTAACACCGGATTTCAAGGGGTATGAACCTGCCCTGAAAATTTGTTTCGACGCGAAACCCGATGTCTTCAACCACAATGTCGAAACGGTACCACATTTATATTACAAAGTGCGCCCCCAAGCGAAATACGAACGTTCGTTGGAAGTCCTCCGTGCAGGAAAAGAAGCGGGTCTAATCACAAAGTCCGGTGTAATGGTCGGATTAGGCGAAGAGTTCGATGAATTGGTTCAGGTAATGAAAGATTTGCGCGCGGTCGATTGCGATATGATTACGATTGGGCAATACCTCCAACCGACGAAAAATCATCTGCCCGTTGTCCGGTTTATGCACCCCGATGAATTCAAGGAATTAGAGCGGATTGGTTACGAAATTGGGTTTGGCAGCGTCGCGAGTGGCCCGATGGTACGTTCGAGTTACAATGCCGAGGAATTTTTCGAGCGATCAAAGGTGAAGGTTTTGCTCGAACAACACCGCCATTAA
- the dxs gene encoding 1-deoxy-D-xylulose-5-phosphate synthase — translation MDGLKYSHITTPEALRKLSVAELHEFAAELRAELIDTITQVGGHLAPSLGVVELTIALHRVFNTPRDKIVWDVGHQAYVHKMLTGRRDRLHTIRQFGGLSGFLKRNESEYDVFGAGHASTSISAAFGIACARDLANEDYKVIAVIGDGAMTGGLAYEALNNAGISGKNMLVILNDNNMSISPNVGAISNYLVDILTNRRYRRLRDEIWDFTNKLPVGRDIVRHIGKKVEDGMIALATKGMLFEDLGFQYVGPVNGNDLEKLLSTLESVSVFNGPVLLHIQTQKGKGWDKAEADPVKYHGVKAGTPSPNSQSYATPLQAKPPSTEAPDTIETDVKPNAKDALSYMDAFGAIMIEQAEANPKVLAITAAMSEGTGLTQFAEKFPRQFFDVGIAEAHGVCFAAGLATQGYRPVCAIYSTFLQRAFDQIVHDVATQHLPVIFCLDRAGLVGEDGPTHHGTLDLSYLSLIQEMIVACPKDGDELRDLLTTALYEAERPFAIRYPKESSVVFTLGKAGKVLPIGSWEEHFQGSELTVLATGSMYVRAEQTVTKLRSEGHSIGLVNARFVKPVDANLLVELSLRTKRIVTIEENVPAGGLITHVRNALAELSCAPTVTAFTLPDRFIEHGKREELLDLVGLSAREIERRLRSLLLEIPRKPVEIVPTIAEQHT, via the coding sequence TTGGACGGTTTGAAGTATAGTCATATCACCACCCCGGAGGCGCTCCGCAAACTGAGCGTTGCCGAACTGCACGAGTTCGCTGCCGAGCTGCGCGCCGAACTAATCGACACGATTACCCAAGTCGGCGGCCATCTCGCGCCATCGCTCGGCGTCGTCGAGTTGACCATCGCCTTGCACCGGGTCTTCAATACCCCACGCGATAAAATCGTCTGGGATGTCGGACATCAAGCCTACGTCCACAAAATGCTCACCGGACGGCGCGACCGGTTGCATACCATTCGTCAATTCGGCGGGTTAAGCGGCTTCCTGAAACGGAACGAATCCGAATACGACGTGTTCGGCGCCGGGCATGCCTCCACTTCGATTTCCGCCGCCTTTGGTATCGCCTGCGCCCGCGATTTAGCAAATGAAGACTACAAAGTCATCGCAGTCATCGGCGACGGCGCAATGACCGGCGGCCTTGCCTACGAAGCATTGAACAATGCTGGCATCAGTGGCAAAAACATGCTGGTGATTTTGAACGACAATAATATGTCGATCAGCCCCAATGTCGGCGCCATCTCAAATTACTTGGTCGACATTCTCACCAATCGCCGCTACCGCAGGCTCCGCGACGAAATTTGGGATTTCACGAACAAACTGCCGGTCGGCCGTGACATTGTCCGTCACATAGGCAAAAAAGTCGAAGACGGGATGATCGCGCTCGCCACCAAAGGGATGTTGTTCGAAGACCTTGGTTTTCAATATGTCGGGCCGGTCAATGGCAACGATTTAGAAAAATTGCTCAGCACCCTCGAAAGTGTTAGCGTATTCAATGGGCCGGTTCTACTTCATATCCAGACCCAAAAAGGGAAAGGGTGGGATAAAGCGGAAGCCGACCCGGTAAAGTATCATGGCGTGAAAGCAGGGACTCCATCACCAAACTCACAGTCTTATGCGACACCGCTGCAAGCGAAACCACCATCGACCGAAGCGCCGGACACGATTGAAACCGACGTGAAACCGAACGCAAAAGATGCACTCTCGTATATGGATGCCTTCGGCGCCATTATGATCGAACAAGCGGAAGCGAATCCGAAAGTACTTGCCATCACTGCGGCAATGAGCGAAGGTACCGGACTCACCCAATTCGCTGAGAAATTCCCGCGGCAATTTTTTGATGTCGGGATTGCCGAAGCGCACGGCGTCTGCTTTGCGGCTGGATTAGCGACACAGGGCTACCGGCCGGTGTGCGCGATCTATTCGACGTTTTTACAGCGCGCGTTCGATCAAATTGTTCACGATGTCGCAACCCAACACCTACCGGTAATCTTCTGTCTCGACCGCGCCGGCTTGGTTGGAGAAGACGGCCCGACACACCACGGCACGTTGGATTTGAGTTACCTATCCTTGATTCAGGAGATGATTGTCGCTTGTCCCAAGGACGGCGACGAGTTGCGCGACCTCTTGACTACGGCGCTCTACGAAGCTGAGCGGCCGTTTGCGATTCGCTATCCGAAAGAATCATCAGTGGTGTTCACACTTGGCAAAGCTGGAAAAGTACTACCCATCGGCTCGTGGGAAGAGCATTTTCAGGGCAGCGAGCTAACGGTTCTGGCAACCGGTTCCATGTACGTCCGTGCCGAACAAACGGTGACGAAGTTGCGTAGCGAAGGGCATTCCATTGGATTAGTCAATGCGCGGTTTGTGAAACCAGTCGATGCCAATCTCCTCGTCGAGCTTTCCCTACGCACCAAACGCATTGTGACCATCGAAGAAAATGTCCCGGCGGGTGGATTGATTACCCACGTCCGGAATGCCTTGGCGGAATTGTCGTGTGCGCCGACTGTAACCGCATTCACGCTGCCCGACCGCTTTATCGAGCATGGCAAACGCGAAGAGCTGCTCGATCTGGTTGGACTTTCGGCGCGGGAAATCGAACGGAGATTGCGTTCCCTACTACTGGAAATCCCCCGCAAACCGGTTGAAATCGTTCCGACAATTGCCGAGCAACATACGTAA
- a CDS encoding type II toxin-antitoxin system PemK/MazF family toxin has protein sequence MRCERGDVVVVNLEPIVGSEQSGKSRPCVVVSPSVLNSKLHGVIVCPITDAPISNNQNWVWFSSLLEKVVWLKIVSLSASKLA, from the coding sequence ATGAGGTGTGAACGGGGCGATGTGGTTGTGGTTAACTTGGAACCGATTGTCGGCAGCGAACAATCGGGTAAGAGCCGTCCGTGTGTTGTTGTGTCGCCAAGCGTGCTAAACTCAAAGTTGCATGGGGTGATTGTCTGCCCGATCACCGATGCACCCATATCAAACAATCAGAATTGGGTTTGGTTTTCATCCCTGCTGGAGAAGGTGGTTTGGTTAAAGATAGTCTCGTTGTCTGCTTCCAAACTCGCATGA
- a CDS encoding 4-hydroxy-3-methylbut-2-enyl diphosphate reductase → MPSNIRNTFLLNTLPVDIAIPAFIVEGEGTSLSENGKIQIVIDDRAGFCGGVKRVVRLAEQSLAKGEKIRSLGDLIHNDPEINRLKKQGLEIVDHSFIEAPENGSVLLIRAHGEPPSTFTNALEQNITLIDGTCPVVTKSQKIAREAYQRGEQVIIVGKKYHAEVKGIIGHCDGKAQAIMHEEDLEQIVLDRNLPVFVLAQTTISPEEFHAGVEWIRQRGYQVKIHDTLCRFVTGRDKDLTNFAATCDVILIVGGHKSSNTKYLHSVCHEINPRSYQIEDETEIDFDWFQDVKSIGVTGSASTPPWMLERIHDVLEEKLNGICNENN, encoded by the coding sequence TTGCCGAGCAACATACGTAATACTTTTCTACTGAACACGTTGCCGGTCGATATCGCAATCCCGGCGTTTATTGTTGAGGGGGAAGGAACTTCGTTGTCAGAAAATGGGAAAATTCAGATCGTCATCGACGACCGCGCCGGCTTCTGTGGCGGGGTAAAACGGGTTGTCCGGCTTGCCGAGCAATCGCTTGCCAAAGGGGAAAAAATCCGCTCACTGGGCGATTTGATACATAACGATCCCGAAATCAACCGACTCAAAAAACAAGGTCTCGAAATCGTCGACCATTCGTTTATCGAAGCCCCGGAAAACGGCTCGGTGTTATTAATCAGGGCGCATGGCGAACCCCCCTCGACCTTTACCAACGCGTTGGAACAAAATATTACCTTGATCGATGGCACTTGCCCGGTAGTAACAAAATCGCAGAAAATTGCTCGGGAAGCTTATCAACGCGGTGAGCAGGTCATCATCGTCGGCAAGAAGTATCACGCCGAGGTAAAAGGGATTATCGGACATTGCGACGGGAAAGCGCAGGCGATTATGCATGAGGAAGACCTCGAGCAAATCGTTCTGGACCGCAATCTTCCCGTATTTGTGCTTGCCCAAACGACGATTTCTCCGGAAGAATTTCACGCCGGCGTCGAATGGATTCGGCAACGTGGTTATCAAGTGAAGATTCACGATACATTGTGCCGATTTGTTACCGGTCGCGACAAAGACCTCACGAACTTCGCCGCGACGTGCGATGTGATTTTAATTGTCGGCGGACATAAATCGTCGAACACAAAATATCTCCATTCCGTCTGTCATGAGATTAATCCGCGCAGTTATCAGATCGAAGATGAGACCGAAATCGATTTCGATTGGTTTCAAGACGTGAAAAGCATTGGCGTCACCGGCAGCGCCAGCACTCCACCGTGGATGCTGGAACGGATTCACGACGTATTGGAAGAAAAATTGAATGGCATTTGTAATGAAAACAACTGA